From the genome of Ananas comosus cultivar F153 linkage group 16, ASM154086v1, whole genome shotgun sequence, one region includes:
- the LOC109721898 gene encoding peroxidase A2-like — translation MSSYSSSISSTALVIFFVLLLRGIEAQLSSDFYDDTCPDVYDIVRNVIEQAHESDIRIYASLTRLQFHDCFVQGCDGSLLLDNSSTIVSEKNSPANKNSARGFPVVDAIKAALEDACPGVVSCADIIVLAAEASVELSGGPSWCVLLGRRDSTTANLTSSQNLPSPFDSLQTLRSKFSAVGLNDTDLVALSGAHTFGRAHCRFFSGRLYNFSGTGRPDPTLNGAYRVQLQQNCPQNANPNGLNNLDPTTPNIFDYYYFLNVENNRGLLQSDQELLSAAGAASTTAPIVNSFASDQSTFFCNFAASMINMGNISPLTGDQGEIRENCRVVNDS, via the exons atgtcatcttattcttcttctatttcttcaaCAGCCCTAGTCATCTTCTTTGTACTTCTACTTCGCGGCATTGAAGCTCAGCTGAGCTCTGACTTCTACGATGACACGTGCCCGGATGTGTACGACATCGTGCGCAACGTAATTGAGCAGGCGCACGAATCCGACATTCGGATCTACGCGAGCCTTACCCGCCTTCAATTCCATGACTGCTTCGTCCAA GGTTGCGATGGATCATTGTTGTTGGATAATAGCTCGACGATAGTGAGCGAGAAGAACTCGCCGGCGAACAAAAATTCCGCACGGGGATTTCCCGTGGTGGACGCGATCAAAGCGGCACTAGAGGATGCTTGCCCCGGCGTGGTCTCGTGCGCAGATATCATTGTCCTCGCAGCTGAAGCTTCTGTAGAATTG TCTGGTGGCCCCTCGTGGTGTGTGCTGCTGGGAAGACGGGACAGCACCACGGCAAACCTGACCAGCTCCCAAAACCTTCCAAGCCCCTTTGACAGCCTGCAGACACTCCGGTCAAAGTTCTCCGCCGTTGGCCTCAATGACACTGATCTCGTCGCCTTATCAG GAGCGCACACATTCGGTCGAGCACATTGTCGGTTCTTCAGCGGCCGTCTATACAACTTCAGCGGAACGGGCCGACCCGATCCGACATTAAATGGAGCCTACCGGGTCCAATTACAGCAGAATTGCCCGCAAAACGCGAACCCGAACGGATTGAACAATCTCGACCCGACCACGCCTAACATTTTCGACTACTACTACTTCCTCAACGTTGAGAACAACCGCGGCCTCCTGCAATCCGACCAAGAGCTGCTCTCGGCAGCGGGTGCGGCGTCGACTACCGCTCCGATCGTAAACAGCTTCGCCAGCGACCAGAGCACCTTCTTTTGCAACTTTGCAGCGTCGATGATCAATATGGGGAACATAAGCCCATTAACTGGGGATCAAGGGGAGATTAGGGAGAATTGCAGGGTGGTTAATGATAGCTGA